A region of Camelus dromedarius isolate mCamDro1 chromosome 22, mCamDro1.pat, whole genome shotgun sequence DNA encodes the following proteins:
- the LOC116149259 gene encoding beta-defensin 105, translating into MAPSRKMFYFVFAFFLILAQFPPGCQAGLEYVQPFPAGEFAVCEPCRLGRGKCRKMCTEEEKVVGRCKLNFVCCRRRMG; encoded by the exons ATGGCCCCGAGCAGgaagatgttttattttgtctttgccTTTTTCCTCATTCTGGCTCAGTTTCCACCAG GGTGCCAGGCAGGACTCGAATACGTCCAGCCATTTCCAGCGG GTGAGTTCGCTGTTTGCGAGCCGTGCAGGCTCGGGCGGGGCAAATGCAGGAAGATGTGCACTGAGGAGGAGAAGGTCGTTGGACGCTGCAAGCTGAACTTTGTGTGTTGCCGGCGGAGGATGGGGTGA